The genomic segment GCGAGACGGACGAGACGGTGGACGACGCGGCGAAGTTCCGCGAGTACGTCCGCTTGACCGAGTCGCGCGGCGAGGCGTTCAGGTACCTCGCCGACCGGTTCGACCCCGACTTCGGCTTCGTCCAGTTTCAGAAGACCGACGCCGTCTTCCACGACTTCCCCGGCGACTTAGAGAAGGTCCGGGAGATATACGAGACGGTCGACGCCGAACTCGAACGGATACTCGACGAGTTCGACCCCGACAACGTCGTCGTCGCCTCCGACCACGGCATGGGCGAGTACGACGGGTACGAGGTCCGCGTGAACGAACTACTCCGCCGCGGGGAGTACACCGAGACGACGACGGACGGCCACGGCGTCCCCTCGTGGTTCCAGATAAAGGACGAACAGTTGGTCGAGGACGACACGGACGGCGAGTCCGACCGCCTCCAGCGACTCGCCCGGGCCGCCGGGAAGGCCGGGCTGACGTACCAGCGCGGGAAGGCGATTCTCGAACGTCTCGGGCTCGCCGAGTTCGTCGGCCGACACGTCCCCGTCAGCGCCGTCTTCGCCGCCAGCGAGACGGTCGACTTCGCCGAGTCGGTGGCGTACCTCCGCTCGTCCTCGGAACTCGGCGTCCGACTCAACGTCGCGGGCCGCGACCCCGACGGGAAGATTCCGCCCGCGGAGTACGAGTCGGTCAGGTCCGACCTCGTCGAGTTCCTGTCGGCGCAGGAGACGCCCGACGGCGACCCCGTCTTCGAGGACGTCGTCCCCCGCGAGGAGTACATCCACGGTCCCTTCGCGGACGACGCGGTGGACGTGCTCTGCGTGCCCGCGGACTTCGAGCACTCGCTGTCGAT from the Halogeometricum rufum genome contains:
- a CDS encoding alkaline phosphatase family protein; translated protein: MRALLVGLDAACLPVLEPLFEADAVPTLQSLFDDGVAGPLESQIPPWTASAWPSMYTGKNPGKHGVFDFLSFDGYDWDIVNGTDLKARTVWDYLHEAGLTSVVVNAPVTDPPRDIDGAVVPGYLAHNDPRCHPEGLLDELREELGGYQVYANRETDETVDDAAKFREYVRLTESRGEAFRYLADRFDPDFGFVQFQKTDAVFHDFPGDLEKVREIYETVDAELERILDEFDPDNVVVASDHGMGEYDGYEVRVNELLRRGEYTETTTDGHGVPSWFQIKDEQLVEDDTDGESDRLQRLARAAGKAGLTYQRGKAILERLGLAEFVGRHVPVSAVFAASETVDFAESVAYLRSSSELGVRLNVAGRDPDGKIPPAEYESVRSDLVEFLSAQETPDGDPVFEDVVPREEYIHGPFADDAVDVLCVPADFEHSLSMIVDEPFVAPEPWNHKLEGVVALRGDDVDSAASLDGAHLFDVAPTLLSLFGVAPATDMDGESLGPVTAVPPESYDEFEPRTRVRTDDDDVTERLADLGYLE